The nucleotide sequence AAGAATTAACTTTAAATAGTGCCTACAATGAAGAATTTGAAATAGTAAAGTCAATGCCTGGAGTAGGCGATACCCTTGGTATGGTCATTATCTATGAAACTCACGACATCAAAAGGTTTAAAAGCCCAGGTAAGTATTCAAGTTATTGTCGAGTGATTAAATGTAAAAAAGAAAGTGCTGGTAAAAGTTATGGTTATAGTGGAGCAAAAATAGGTAATCCATTTTTAAAATGGGCCTATAGTCAGGCTGCCGTACTATCAAAAAGAAACCCTTTGATGAAAGCTTTTTCAAATGACCTAATAAGGCAACACGGCGAACGTAAAGCTAGAGCTATTTACACTCATAAGATTTGTCGATCAATTTATTTCATGCTCCAGAGAAAACAAAAATTTGATCCCATTGATTTTTTTGGAAGACAAAAATATGAACGTTTACAAAGACTAAATAATTAAAAAATCTGGAATCTTTTGCAGTGAAGCCGTCAATGGGGACTTGGACTTTGAGCCTCTATCACCTGATTAGATCGCTGTAAAAGGTTTCTTTAAATCAAAAGAAGTTTAGATGATGACTCACCCCTTACTGAGCCCGATATGTACTGGACGATTCCACATGATAGAATTGAGCCTTGATTTACACCTGAATAGGACAGCGAGGGATTGACCGCAAGTAGTTTCTAAGGCGTCGATTAGCAGCTAAAAAGAGAAGCTGAATAGATCGACAGGGCTCCTTTAAAGCCTTTGACCTTATATGGATGTCTGGAGGGACTTCACATTAAGTGAAAGACCCGTACCCGAAAAGAAGAAACAAAGATGAGCTGAACTAAACATTTTTAAGCACAAGTCGTTTTAAAAAACAAAAAAACGGATACAAAGATTTATTGTCTACTTGACAAATTTGGCTAAATGGATGTCCCCACGTTCTCTTTAGTTTTTTAGTTGCCAGTTGAGGGAGGCATCCCTCACGAGGTCCGGGGCTGGCCCCGAGTTTGACTAAATGAGGGATCGGCCGTACAGGCCTCAGCCTACAGGCTCTTTCACCTAGGAACCCCGAACGCTAGAGGGAAGCTATCCCAGACATCGAAAAAAGAGGGAAGCTATCCCAGACATCGAAAAAAGGTTAAGAGGGAAGCTATCCCAGACATCGAAAAAAGGTTAAGAGGGAAGCTATCCCAGACATGAGGGAAGCTATCCCAGATATCGAAAAAAGTTTGTAAGTCATTTATAAAAATAGTTTATGTAAAAAGATGTTGGGTCATTTTAGTTGATAAAATGAAGTGAATATCGTTTTGAAAGGTACAGGCGAGAGACCCGCGGTCCCGGGTTATTTGTCTGCTAATGCCGATTCCCAATCGGCGCTCCCAGGGGAAATATTATCTAGATAATAAAATCTCTAGGTCCCTTTGAGATTGAGGAAATCTAAGAATAGCGAAAAGCCCAAAATGAGGATAAGGCTTGATAGAAGCGTAAATAGGATATATCTTGGACATGTACAGGAACATGAACAGGATTTCTATATGCAGACGATTACCTACACAAAAGCAAGAAACAACCTCGCTAAAGAAATGGAAAGAGTGAGTTCAGATCACGATTATACGGTGATAACCCGAGCTAATCAGGAGAGTGCAGTGCTGATGTCTTTGGAAGATTTTTCATCTTGGCAAGAAACGGCGTATTTACTTTCGAGTCCAAGTAATGCAAAACGCTTGATGCGTTCACTTGAACAACTCGATAGTGGCGGAGGCCAAGTTAGGGAACTTATAGAGGATGATTAAAAAATTCTCTGACGATGCCTGGGACGATTATGTTTATTGGCAGACTCAAGATAAAAAGACACTCAAGCGAATAAACCTTTTGATCAAAGATACTGAGCGAGATCCATTTTCAGGGATCGGTAAACCAGAGCCACTTAAACATAATCTGAGTGGTTCTTGGTCACGTAGAATAGATGAAAAAAACCGCATGGTTTACCGGATTAAAAAAGAAGGCGATCAAGAAATTTTAGAGATAGCGGCTTTGCGTTATCACTATTAAAATCATACGAAGCATTCTCCAGTAAATACTAACAAGGAAAAGGGCAAAGATAAGTAGCTGTCGTTTTGAAAGGTGCAGGCGAGTGAAGATGAGAATTAGATAGTTCTAAAAAATATGTTTTTATCTGCCTCCGGT is from Lentisphaera profundi and encodes:
- a CDS encoding type II toxin-antitoxin system Phd/YefM family antitoxin, whose product is MQTITYTKARNNLAKEMERVSSDHDYTVITRANQESAVLMSLEDFSSWQETAYLLSSPSNAKRLMRSLEQLDSGGGQVRELIEDD
- a CDS encoding Txe/YoeB family addiction module toxin — translated: MIKKFSDDAWDDYVYWQTQDKKTLKRINLLIKDTERDPFSGIGKPEPLKHNLSGSWSRRIDEKNRMVYRIKKEGDQEILEIAALRYHY